The sequence AGCCATGGTTTCTAAAGGCGATCTGGGCCTGGTAATCGCGTGCCTGCCGTACGCATAAGTCGTTAACGTTTAACTTTTTTAACTTAGAATAGATACAGGAGAGCACACATGGCTCGCGTAAAACGTGGTGTAATTGCACGTGCACGTCACAAGAAAATTTTGAAACAAGCTAAAGGCTACTACGGTGCGCGTTCACGCGTATACCGCGTTGCCTTCCAGGCTGTTATCAAAGCAGGTCAGTACGCTTACCGTGACCGTCGTCAGCGTAAGCGTCAGTTCCGTCAACTGTGGATTGCGCGTATCAACGCAGCAGCACGTCAGAACGGTATTTCTTACAGCAAATTCATCAACGGCCTGAAAAAAGCCTCTGTTGAAATCGACCGTAAGATCCTGGCTGACATCGCAGTATTCGACAAAGTAGCGTTCACCGCTCTGGTCGAAAAAGCGAAAGCAGCACTGGCATAAGCCAGTTGAGAGAGGGGGCTTTGCCTCCTCTTTTCATTTAACACCATCAGAAGATTGACATTTATCCGTGCAGGCTTTTCAATAAGTTCTCAACGGTTTTTACCCAACAAGGTAACGCAAGCATGAATGCTGCTATTTTCCGCTTCTTCTTTTACTTTAGCACCTGACTCCAGGAGGCTAGCGCGTGAAAGATGAAACGAAAAACAGCGCCAGATAAGCCTCCCGATGGAGGCTTTTTTTGTATCTGAATTTGAGAGAATAACTCCACCAAATCGGTGTCTGCACCGACATAATGAGGAAAATCATGTCACATCTCGCAGAGCTGGTTGCCAGTGCAACAGCCGCCATTAATCAGGCCTCAGATGTTGCCGCGTTAGACAATGTCCGCGTCGAATATCTTGGGAAGAAAGGGCACCTGACCCTTCAAATGACAACCCTGCGTGAACTGCCGCCAGAAGAACGCCCGGCAGCGGGTGCGGTGATTAACGAAGCTAAAGAGCAGGTGCAGCAGGCACTGAACGCGCGTAAAGCCGAACTGGAAAGCGCGGTGCTGAATGCGCGCCTGGCCGCAGAGACGATCGACGTTTCTCTGCCGGGTCGCCGTATCGAAAACGGGGGGCTGCATCCGGTTACCCGTACCATCGATCGCATTGAAAGTTTCTTCGGTGAGCTCGGCTTTACCGTGGCGACTGGCCCGGAAATTGAAGATGATTATCACAACTTCGATGCCCTGAATATTCCTGGCCATCATCCGGCACGCGCTGACCACGACACTTTCTGGTTTGACGCCACGCGTCTGCTGCGTACCCAGACCTCTGGCGTACAGATCCGTACCATGAAGGATCAGGAACCGCCAATCCGCATCATCGCGCCGGGTCGCGTCTATCGTAACGATTACGATCAGACCCATACCCCAATGTTCCACCAGATGGAAGGTCTGATTGTTGATAAAAACATCAGCTTCACCAACCTGAAGGGCACTTTGCACGATTTCCTGAACAACTTCTTCGAGGAAGACCTGCAGGTTCGTTTCCGTCCATCCTACTTCCCGTTCACTGAACCGTCTGCGGAAGTTGACGTGATGGGCAAAAACGGCAAATGGCTGGAAGTGCTGGGTTGCGGCATGGTGCATCCAAATGTACTGCGCAACGTCGGTATCGATCCGGAAGTGTACTCCGGCTTTGCCTTCGGTATGGGCATGGAGCGTCTGACCATGCTGCGTTACGGTGTGACCGATTTACGTGCATTCTTCGAAAACGATCTGCGTTTCCTCAAACAGTTTAAATAAGGGCAGGACAGAACAATGAAATTCAGTGAACTGTGGTTACGCGAATGGGTCAATACCACGCTGGACAGCGACGCGCTGTCTGACCAGATCACCATGGCGGGCCTGGAAGTTGACGGCGTTGAGCCGGTTTCCGGTGCCTTCACCGGCGTCGTGGTCGGTGAAGTGGTCGAGTGCGGCCAGCATCCGAACGCCGACAAACTGCGCGTGACAAAAGTGAATGTCGGCGGCGACCGCCTGCTGGACATCGTTTGCGGTGCGCCAAACTGCCGTCAGGGCCTGAAAGTCGCCGTGGCAACCGTGGGTGCGGTACTGCCGGGTGATTTCAAAATTAAAGCGGCTAAACTGCGCGGTGAGCCTTCTGAAGGTATGCTGTGCTCCTTCTCCGAGCTGGGTATTTCCGACGATCACAACGGCATCATTGAGCTGCCGCTGGATGCGCCAATTGGCACCGATATCCGCGAATACCTGAAGCTTGATGACAACACCATCGAGATCAGCGTTACGCCAAACCGCGCTGATTGCTTAGGTATCATCGGCGTGGCGCGCGACGTGGCCGTGCTGAACCAGACCGAACTGAACGCCCCGGAGATCGTACCGGTAGAAGCGACCATCAGTGACGTACTGCCTATTCAGGTTGACGCCGCAGATGCTTGCCCACGCTACCTCGGCCGCGTGGTAAAAGGCATCAACGTGAAAGCGCCAACACCACTGTGGATGAAAGAGAAACTGCGCCGCTGCGGCATTCGCTCTATCGACGCGGTGGTTGACGTCACCAACTACGTTCTGCTGGAACTGGGTCAGCCAATGCATGCGTTCGATAAAGATCGTATCGAAGGCGGTATTGTTGTCCGTATGGCAAAAGAGGGCGAAACCCTGGTTCTGCTTGATGGCACCGAAGCGAAGCTGAACGCGGATACGCTGGTGATTGCTGACCACAGCAAAGCGCTGGCGATGGGCGGTATTTTCGGTGGCGAACACTCTGGAGTAAATGACGAAACGCAAAACGTCCTGCTGGAATGCGCCTTCTTCAGCCCGCTCTCTATCACCGGTCGCGCACGCCGTCATGGCCTGCACACCGATGCGTCTCACCGCTACGAGCGTGGCGTTGACCCTGCGCTGCAGTACAAAGCGATGGAGCGAGCGACTCGCCTGCTGATCGACATCTGCGGCGGTGAAGCCGGTCCGGTTATCGATGTCACTCACGAAGCGACGCTGCCGAAACGCGCAACCATTACCCTGCGCCGCAGCAAGCTCGATCGCCTGATTGGTCATCATGTTGCCGATGCCCAGGTGACCGACATTCTGACGCGTCTGGGCTGTGAAGTGACCGAAGGTCAGGACGAGTGGAAAGCCGTTGCGCCATCCTGGCGTTTTGACATGGAAATCGAAGAAGATCTGGTGGAAGAAGTGGCCCGCGTATACGGCTACAACAACATCCCGGACGAGCCCGTTCAGGCCGGTCTGGTGATGGGTACCCATCGTGAAGCCGACCTGTCCCTGAAGCGTGTGAAAACCATGCTTAACGACAAAGGCTACCAGGAAGTGATCACCTACAGCTTTGTTGATCCTAAGCTGCAGCAACTGATCCACCCGGGCGAGGAGGCGTTGATCCTGCCAAGCCCAATCTCCAGCGAAATGTCCGCAATGCGTCTGTCCCTGTGGACCGGGCTGCTGGGCACTATCGTTTACAACCAGAATCGCCAGCAAAACCGCGTGCGAATTTTCGAAAGCGGTTTGCGCTTTGTACCGGATAATCAGGCAAATTTAGGCATCCGTCAGGATCTCATGCTGGCTGGTGCTATCAGTGGCAACCGTTATGAAGAGCACTGGGACCTGGCAAAAGGTACGGTTGATTTCTACGATATGAAAGGCGATCTGGAAGCCATTCTGGATCTGACCGGTAAATTATCTGAAATTGAATTCCGTGCAGAAGCGATTCCAGCCCTGCATCCGGGCCAGAGTGCGGCGATCTATTTAGACGGCAAACGCATTGGTTTCATTGGTGTTGTTCATCCTGAGCTGGAGCGTAAGCTGGACCTGAACGGCCGTACCATCGTGTTTGAGCTGGAGTGGAGCCCGGTTGCAGACCGCGTCATTCCTCAGGCGCAGGACGTCTCCCGCTTCCCGGCGAACCGCCGTGATATCGCGGTTGTGGTCGCGGAAAACGTTCCCGCAGCAGATATTTTGGCCGAATGTAAGAAAGTTGGCGTAAATCAGGTAGTTGGCGTAAACTTATTTGACGTGTACCGCGGCAAGGGCGTAGCAGAAGGTTTCAAGAGCCTCGCTATCAGCCTTATCCTTCAGGATACCAGCCGTACACTCGAAGAAGAGGAGATTGCCGCTACCGTCGCCAAATGTGTAGAGGCATTAAAAGAGCGATTCCAGGCATCATTGAGGGATTGAACCTATGGCGCTTACAAAAGCTGAAATGTCAGAATATCTGTTTGATAAGCTTGGGCTTAGCAAACGGGATGCCAAAGAGCTGGTAGAGCTGTTTTTCGAAGAGATCCGTCGTGCTCTGGAAAATGGTGAGCAGGTAAAACTCTCCGGTTTTGGCAATTTTGATTTGCGAGACAAAAACCAACGTCCGGGCCGTAACCCGAAGACGGGGGAAGATATTCCCATTACAGCCCGCCGCGTGGTGACCTTCAGACCCGGCCAGAAGTTAAAAAGCCGTGTCGAAAACGCAACGCCCAAAGCAGAGTAATATGAACTAACCAAAAAGGCCGCCCACGCGGCCTTTTTTCTTTGCGCTCTCTGGCAAACCGACCGTAAAATCAAAGACATCACACGCTAATAAAACCACGCTCATGCTTGATTATGCTCATCGCCAACACCGTTCCGACCGACGTCGCCTGCTATTGCTGGCGCTGTTGCTGATTGTCGCCGCGGGTATCAGCCTCTGCGCGGGCGACAGCTGGATTGGGCCCGAACGCTGGCTGGGGCCTGACGGGCAACTCTTCGTCTGGCAAATTCGTCTGCCGCGCACCGTGGCGGTGATGCTGGTCGGTGCTGCACTGGCGCTGTCAGGTACCGTTATGCAGGCGCTGTTTGAAAACCCGCTGGCGGAACCCGGGCTGCTCGGGGTGTCGAACGGTGCAGGCGTCGGGCTGATTGCGGCGGTAATGCTGGGCGGAGGAGAACTCTCCGGATGGAGTATTAGCCTCAGCGCCATTTTCGGCGCATTACTGATCACCATCATCCTGCTTCGCTTTGCCAGACGCCACTTGTCGACCAGCCGCCTGCTGCTTGCCGGGGTTGCGCTGGGGATCATCTGCAGCGCGCTAATGACCTGGGCGGTATACTTCTCGACCTCCTTTGACTTGCGTCAGCTGATGTACTGGATGATGGGCGGCTTTGGTGGCGTTGACTGGCATCAGGGCTGGCTGATGGCACTTCTGGTGCCTGGAATTGTATGGGCAGCCCTGCAGGCGCAGCCGCTGAACATGCTCGCGCTGGGGGAGATCTCAGCACGTCAGCTCGGCATGCCGATGGCGTTCTGGCGTAACGTGCTGGTCATTGCCATCGGTTGGCTGGTGGGCGTGAGCGTGGCGCTGGCGGGAGCGATTGGTTTTATCGGGTTGGTTATCCCGCATATGCTGCGTCTGTGTGGCTTCACGGACCATCGAACCTTGCTTCCGGCTTCGGCCGTGGCCGGAGCCGTCACGCTGCTGGTGGCTGATATCATCGCTCGTCTTGCCCTGACAGCCGCGGAGTTACCGATTGGTGTGGTAACCGCCACGCTGGGCGCGCCAGTCTTTATCTGGCTACTATTAAAATCCGGACGTTAAAAAACGACCCATAAGACAACCTGAGGGAATGCTATGCAGACTGATATCCTGAATACCGAAGTGACGACCATTGATGGCGAGAAAACCACGCTGGAAAGCTACAAAGGCAACGTGTTGCTTATCGTCAACGTGGCGTCCAAATGCGGCCTGACGCCACAGTACGAACAGCTGGAGAACATTCAGAAAGCCTGGGAGAAAGACGGTTTC comes from Enterobacter kobei and encodes:
- the rplT gene encoding 50S ribosomal protein L20, whose translation is MARVKRGVIARARHKKILKQAKGYYGARSRVYRVAFQAVIKAGQYAYRDRRQRKRQFRQLWIARINAAARQNGISYSKFINGLKKASVEIDRKILADIAVFDKVAFTALVEKAKAALA
- the pheM gene encoding pheST operon leader peptide PheM, yielding MNAAIFRFFFYFST
- the pheS gene encoding phenylalanine--tRNA ligase subunit alpha; translated protein: MSHLAELVASATAAINQASDVAALDNVRVEYLGKKGHLTLQMTTLRELPPEERPAAGAVINEAKEQVQQALNARKAELESAVLNARLAAETIDVSLPGRRIENGGLHPVTRTIDRIESFFGELGFTVATGPEIEDDYHNFDALNIPGHHPARADHDTFWFDATRLLRTQTSGVQIRTMKDQEPPIRIIAPGRVYRNDYDQTHTPMFHQMEGLIVDKNISFTNLKGTLHDFLNNFFEEDLQVRFRPSYFPFTEPSAEVDVMGKNGKWLEVLGCGMVHPNVLRNVGIDPEVYSGFAFGMGMERLTMLRYGVTDLRAFFENDLRFLKQFK
- the pheT gene encoding phenylalanine--tRNA ligase subunit beta, with translation MKFSELWLREWVNTTLDSDALSDQITMAGLEVDGVEPVSGAFTGVVVGEVVECGQHPNADKLRVTKVNVGGDRLLDIVCGAPNCRQGLKVAVATVGAVLPGDFKIKAAKLRGEPSEGMLCSFSELGISDDHNGIIELPLDAPIGTDIREYLKLDDNTIEISVTPNRADCLGIIGVARDVAVLNQTELNAPEIVPVEATISDVLPIQVDAADACPRYLGRVVKGINVKAPTPLWMKEKLRRCGIRSIDAVVDVTNYVLLELGQPMHAFDKDRIEGGIVVRMAKEGETLVLLDGTEAKLNADTLVIADHSKALAMGGIFGGEHSGVNDETQNVLLECAFFSPLSITGRARRHGLHTDASHRYERGVDPALQYKAMERATRLLIDICGGEAGPVIDVTHEATLPKRATITLRRSKLDRLIGHHVADAQVTDILTRLGCEVTEGQDEWKAVAPSWRFDMEIEEDLVEEVARVYGYNNIPDEPVQAGLVMGTHREADLSLKRVKTMLNDKGYQEVITYSFVDPKLQQLIHPGEEALILPSPISSEMSAMRLSLWTGLLGTIVYNQNRQQNRVRIFESGLRFVPDNQANLGIRQDLMLAGAISGNRYEEHWDLAKGTVDFYDMKGDLEAILDLTGKLSEIEFRAEAIPALHPGQSAAIYLDGKRIGFIGVVHPELERKLDLNGRTIVFELEWSPVADRVIPQAQDVSRFPANRRDIAVVVAENVPAADILAECKKVGVNQVVGVNLFDVYRGKGVAEGFKSLAISLILQDTSRTLEEEEIAATVAKCVEALKERFQASLRD
- the ihfA gene encoding integration host factor subunit alpha, with amino-acid sequence MALTKAEMSEYLFDKLGLSKRDAKELVELFFEEIRRALENGEQVKLSGFGNFDLRDKNQRPGRNPKTGEDIPITARRVVTFRPGQKLKSRVENATPKAE
- the btuC gene encoding vitamin B12 ABC transporter permease BtuC; protein product: MLDYAHRQHRSDRRRLLLLALLLIVAAGISLCAGDSWIGPERWLGPDGQLFVWQIRLPRTVAVMLVGAALALSGTVMQALFENPLAEPGLLGVSNGAGVGLIAAVMLGGGELSGWSISLSAIFGALLITIILLRFARRHLSTSRLLLAGVALGIICSALMTWAVYFSTSFDLRQLMYWMMGGFGGVDWHQGWLMALLVPGIVWAALQAQPLNMLALGEISARQLGMPMAFWRNVLVIAIGWLVGVSVALAGAIGFIGLVIPHMLRLCGFTDHRTLLPASAVAGAVTLLVADIIARLALTAAELPIGVVTATLGAPVFIWLLLKSGR